From Moritella sp. Urea-trap-13, a single genomic window includes:
- the lpdA gene encoding dihydrolipoyl dehydrogenase, whose protein sequence is MSNEVKAQVVVLGAGPAGYSAAFRAADLGLETVIIERYNTLGGVCLNVGCIPSKALLHVAKVIEEAKSLADHGIVFGAPQTDITKIRSWKEKVVGQLTGGLGGMAKMRKVKVVEGLAQFTGANTIEATDRDGNVTTVTFDNAIIAAGSRPVKLPFIPHEDPRVWDSTDALALTEVPGKLLVLGGGIIGLEMGTVYSALGSDIDVVEFADQLVPAADKDIVKIYAKAVKNKFNVMLSTKVTGVEAKEDGLYVTFEGKKAPAEPVRYDAVLVAVGRVPNGLGLNAEKAGINVTERGFIETDKTMSTNVPHIYAIGDIVGQPMLAHKGVHEGHVAAENIAGKKHFFDPKVIPSIAYTEPEMAWAGLTEKEAKEQGVNYEAAVFPWAASGRAIASDASNGMTKLLFNKDTNRIIGGAMVGTNAGELLGEVCLAIEMGCDAEDIALTIHAHPTLHESVGMAAEIYEGSITDLPNAKAVKRK, encoded by the coding sequence ATGAGTAATGAAGTTAAAGCTCAGGTAGTAGTACTAGGTGCTGGTCCTGCAGGTTATTCTGCTGCATTCCGTGCGGCAGATCTAGGTTTAGAAACTGTAATCATCGAACGTTACAACACCCTAGGTGGTGTTTGTCTTAACGTTGGTTGTATCCCTTCAAAAGCTTTACTACACGTAGCTAAAGTAATTGAAGAAGCAAAATCATTAGCAGATCACGGTATCGTGTTCGGCGCACCACAAACTGACATCACTAAAATCCGTTCATGGAAAGAAAAAGTTGTTGGTCAATTAACTGGTGGTCTTGGCGGTATGGCTAAGATGCGTAAAGTTAAAGTGGTTGAAGGTTTAGCGCAATTTACTGGTGCTAACACTATCGAAGCAACAGACCGTGACGGTAACGTTACAACTGTTACCTTTGATAATGCAATCATTGCAGCGGGTTCACGCCCAGTTAAACTACCATTTATTCCACATGAAGATCCACGCGTTTGGGATTCAACAGATGCGTTAGCATTGACTGAAGTTCCAGGTAAACTATTGGTTCTTGGTGGTGGTATTATCGGTCTAGAAATGGGTACTGTGTACTCGGCACTAGGTTCTGATATTGACGTTGTTGAGTTTGCAGATCAATTAGTACCTGCAGCGGATAAAGACATCGTTAAAATTTATGCTAAAGCAGTTAAAAACAAATTTAACGTTATGTTAAGCACGAAAGTAACGGGCGTTGAAGCAAAAGAAGACGGTCTATATGTTACGTTTGAAGGCAAAAAAGCGCCTGCTGAACCAGTACGTTATGACGCTGTGCTTGTTGCTGTTGGTCGTGTACCAAACGGTCTTGGCTTAAATGCTGAGAAAGCGGGTATTAATGTAACTGAACGTGGCTTTATCGAAACAGATAAAACCATGAGCACGAACGTTCCACACATCTATGCAATCGGCGATATCGTTGGTCAACCTATGTTGGCGCATAAAGGTGTGCATGAAGGTCACGTTGCTGCAGAAAACATTGCTGGCAAGAAACACTTCTTCGATCCTAAAGTTATTCCATCAATTGCTTACACTGAGCCAGAAATGGCGTGGGCAGGTCTAACTGAGAAAGAAGCGAAAGAGCAAGGCGTGAATTACGAAGCTGCTGTATTCCCTTGGGCTGCATCAGGTCGTGCGATCGCTTCTGACGCATCTAACGGTATGACTAAGTTATTATTCAACAAAGACACTAACCGTATTATCGGTGGTGCTATGGTTGGTACTAACGCTGGTGAATTACTAGGTGAAGTTTGTCTAGCAATTGAAATGGGTTGTGATGCAGAAGATATCGCATTAACAATCCATGCTCACCCAACGTTACACGAATCAGTTGGTATGGCTGCAGAAATTTATGAAGGTTCTATTACTGATCTTCCTAATGCTAAAGCTGTAAAAAGAAAATAA
- the aceF gene encoding pyruvate dehydrogenase complex dihydrolipoyllysine-residue acetyltransferase, with protein sequence MSIEIFVPDIGDDEVEVTEISVQIGDTVAEEDTLLAVEGDKASMEVPAPQAGVVQEIRVNVGDTVKTGSLVFIFADAASAAAPVVAEVAVAPVAEAAPVAAAAVQVLEVNIPDIGDDEVEVTEISVKVGDTVAEEDTLMAVEGDKASMEVPAPFAGVVKEIKAAVGDKVTTGSFIMTFEVAGAAPVAAPVVAEAAAPAAKVEAPKAAAPVASKTAPEATGFVENDAYHHASPVVRRLAREFGVNLDKVGSTGRKGRIAKEDVQTYVKNAVKRLESGATGGNGSGMDVLAWPKVDFAKFGEIEVVKMTRIQKISGPNLHRNWVKIPHVTQFDEADITELEAFRKVENNKLVKQDKGFKISPLIFIVKAVAKALADYPKFNTSIGADGETIIQKKYINVGVAVDTPNGLVVPVIRNVDQKGIYELCQDLAVISKKARSGKLTSSDMQGGCFTISSLGGIGGTQFTPIVNAPEVAILGVSRSEIKPKWDGKDFAPRLMLPMALSYDHRVIDGADGARFVTALNGYLSDLRQLVL encoded by the coding sequence ATGAGTATTGAAATTTTCGTTCCAGACATTGGTGATGATGAAGTAGAAGTAACTGAGATTTCCGTTCAAATCGGCGATACAGTTGCAGAAGAAGATACTTTGCTTGCTGTTGAGGGTGACAAAGCGTCTATGGAAGTTCCTGCGCCACAAGCTGGTGTAGTACAAGAAATTCGTGTAAATGTTGGCGATACTGTTAAAACAGGTTCATTAGTATTTATCTTTGCTGATGCAGCAAGCGCAGCAGCGCCTGTTGTAGCTGAAGTTGCTGTTGCTCCTGTAGCTGAAGCAGCTCCTGTTGCAGCGGCAGCGGTTCAAGTATTAGAAGTTAACATTCCTGACATCGGCGACGATGAAGTGGAAGTAACTGAAATTTCAGTTAAAGTCGGCGACACAGTAGCTGAAGAAGATACGTTAATGGCTGTTGAAGGCGATAAAGCTTCAATGGAAGTACCTGCACCATTCGCTGGTGTTGTGAAAGAAATTAAAGCAGCTGTTGGCGATAAAGTAACAACTGGTTCTTTCATCATGACGTTTGAAGTTGCTGGCGCGGCACCTGTTGCTGCTCCTGTTGTAGCTGAAGCCGCTGCACCTGCTGCAAAAGTTGAAGCACCGAAAGCTGCAGCTCCTGTTGCATCAAAAACTGCACCTGAAGCTACTGGTTTCGTTGAAAACGACGCTTATCATCATGCATCACCAGTAGTTCGTCGTCTAGCACGCGAATTCGGTGTTAACTTAGATAAAGTTGGCTCAACGGGTCGTAAAGGTCGCATTGCAAAAGAAGACGTACAAACTTACGTTAAAAATGCAGTTAAACGTTTAGAATCTGGCGCTACTGGCGGCAACGGTTCTGGTATGGACGTACTAGCATGGCCGAAAGTTGATTTCGCTAAATTTGGTGAAATCGAAGTAGTTAAGATGACGCGTATCCAGAAGATTTCTGGTCCGAACCTGCACCGTAACTGGGTTAAAATCCCACACGTTACACAGTTCGACGAAGCTGACATCACTGAACTAGAAGCGTTCCGTAAAGTTGAGAACAACAAACTTGTTAAGCAAGATAAAGGCTTCAAGATTTCTCCACTTATCTTCATCGTTAAAGCTGTAGCTAAAGCGTTAGCTGATTATCCGAAGTTCAATACTTCAATCGGCGCAGATGGCGAAACGATCATTCAGAAGAAATACATCAACGTTGGTGTTGCTGTTGATACGCCAAACGGTCTAGTTGTTCCGGTTATCCGTAACGTTGACCAGAAAGGTATTTACGAGCTTTGCCAAGATCTTGCTGTTATCTCTAAGAAAGCACGTTCTGGTAAACTGACTTCTTCTGACATGCAAGGCGGTTGTTTCACAATTTCTAGCCTTGGCGGTATCGGTGGTACACAATTTACACCAATCGTTAATGCACCAGAAGTTGCAATTTTAGGCGTATCACGCTCTGAAATTAAACCTAAGTGGGATGGCAAAGACTTTGCTCCTCGTCTTATGTTACCAATGGCACTTTCATATGATCACCGTGTGATCGATGGCGCTGATGGTGCTCGTTTTGTTACAGCATTAAACGGATATCTTTCAGATCTTCGTCAACTAGTACTTTAA
- the aceE gene encoding pyruvate dehydrogenase (acetyl-transferring), homodimeric type has translation MSDILKHDVDPIETTEWLESIESVIREEGLERAQYLLEKVIAKAHQDGVALGKGGITTDYINTIRTEDQPAYPGDEKLERRIRSIIRWNALMIVLRASKKDLELGGHMASFQSSAALYDVCFNHFFRAPTEKDGGDLVYYQGHISPGIYARSFVEGRLTEDQLNNFRQEVDGKGIPSYPHPKLMPEYWQFPTVSMGLGPFSAIYQARFLKYLDGRGLKQTEDQTVYAFLGDGEMDEPESRGALSFAAREGLDNLVFVVNCNLQRLDGPVMGNGKIIQELESLFKGAGWNVIKVVWGEEWDELLAKDTSGRLLQLMNETVDGDYQTLKAKGGAYVREHFFNRYPETAELVKDMTDQQIWELKRGGHSTSKLYAAYAKAKATVGLPTVILAKTVKGYGMGEAAEGKNIAHGVKKMKSDTLMQFRDRFDIPVSDDQLLELPYVTLEEGSPEHEYMHARRKELNGYLPQRKTEFSGKLDIPTVEDFSVLLGEQKREISTTMAYVRALNVLLKHKGIGKNIVPIIADEARTFGMEGLFRQVGIYNPKGQTYTPQDREIVSYYKEETSGQVLQEGINELGAMSSWVAAATSYSTNDVPMIPLYIYYSMFGFQRIGDSAWMAGDQMARGFLLGATAGRTTLNGEGLQHEDGHSLVQAGLIPNCVSYDPTFAYEVAVVLQDGLRRMYGEQENVFYYITLMNENYAHHAMPEGAEAGIRKGMYKLETYTGEKAKVQLLSSGTIMMQVREAARILSEDYGIGSDVFSVTSFNEIARDGQDVERYNMLHPEAEQKVPYITTLMSDAPAIAATDYIKNYAEQARAYVPTSYKVLGTDGFGRSDSRANLRRHFEVNAQYVVVAALSELVKKGELDNKVVVDAIAKFDIDADKINPLYA, from the coding sequence ATGTCCGACATCTTAAAGCATGATGTAGACCCAATCGAAACTACCGAATGGCTAGAATCAATCGAATCAGTAATTCGTGAAGAAGGTCTTGAACGTGCGCAGTATTTATTAGAAAAAGTAATTGCAAAAGCACATCAAGACGGCGTTGCCCTAGGTAAAGGCGGCATCACTACGGATTATATCAATACTATCCGTACTGAAGACCAACCTGCATACCCAGGTGACGAAAAACTAGAACGTCGTATTCGTTCGATTATCCGCTGGAATGCTTTAATGATCGTACTACGTGCATCTAAGAAAGACTTAGAGTTAGGTGGCCACATGGCATCTTTCCAGTCTTCTGCTGCACTTTACGATGTATGTTTCAACCACTTTTTCCGTGCTCCAACGGAAAAAGACGGTGGCGATTTAGTTTATTACCAAGGTCATATTTCTCCTGGTATTTACGCTCGTTCATTTGTTGAAGGTCGTTTAACTGAAGATCAACTAAACAACTTCCGTCAAGAAGTTGATGGTAAAGGTATCCCGTCATACCCACATCCTAAGTTGATGCCTGAATACTGGCAGTTCCCTACAGTATCTATGGGTCTTGGTCCATTCTCAGCTATCTATCAAGCACGTTTCTTGAAATACCTAGATGGCCGTGGTCTAAAACAGACTGAAGATCAAACTGTATACGCTTTCCTAGGTGATGGCGAAATGGATGAACCTGAATCACGTGGCGCATTATCATTTGCTGCTCGTGAAGGTTTAGATAACTTAGTATTTGTTGTTAACTGTAACTTACAACGTCTTGACGGTCCTGTAATGGGTAACGGCAAGATCATTCAAGAACTAGAAAGCTTATTTAAAGGCGCTGGCTGGAATGTGATTAAAGTTGTATGGGGCGAAGAGTGGGATGAGCTACTAGCTAAAGACACTTCTGGTCGTTTACTACAGTTAATGAATGAAACTGTTGATGGTGATTATCAAACGCTGAAAGCTAAAGGCGGCGCTTACGTACGTGAGCACTTCTTTAACCGTTACCCAGAAACTGCTGAATTAGTTAAAGATATGACTGACCAGCAAATTTGGGAACTGAAACGTGGTGGTCATTCTACTAGTAAACTATACGCTGCTTATGCAAAAGCAAAAGCAACTGTAGGTTTACCAACTGTAATCCTAGCTAAAACTGTTAAAGGTTACGGCATGGGTGAAGCAGCTGAAGGTAAAAATATCGCGCACGGCGTGAAAAAAATGAAATCGGATACGCTTATGCAGTTCCGTGATCGTTTCGATATCCCTGTATCTGATGATCAATTATTAGAATTACCGTATGTAACACTTGAAGAAGGTTCGCCTGAACACGAGTACATGCATGCACGTCGTAAAGAGTTAAACGGCTACTTACCACAGCGTAAAACTGAGTTCTCTGGCAAATTGGATATTCCAACTGTTGAAGATTTCAGCGTGCTACTTGGTGAGCAAAAACGTGAAATATCTACAACGATGGCTTATGTTCGTGCCCTAAATGTGCTGCTTAAGCATAAAGGTATTGGCAAAAACATCGTACCAATTATCGCCGATGAAGCGCGTACATTTGGTATGGAAGGTTTATTCCGTCAAGTTGGTATTTACAACCCTAAAGGTCAAACTTATACCCCGCAAGATCGCGAAATCGTTTCTTACTATAAAGAAGAGACTAGCGGTCAAGTATTGCAAGAAGGTATTAACGAATTAGGTGCAATGTCTTCTTGGGTTGCAGCGGCTACATCATACAGTACTAATGACGTACCTATGATCCCACTGTACATCTACTATTCAATGTTTGGTTTCCAACGTATTGGTGACTCTGCATGGATGGCTGGCGATCAAATGGCACGTGGCTTCCTATTAGGCGCTACAGCTGGTCGTACAACGCTAAACGGTGAAGGTCTACAACACGAAGATGGTCACAGCTTAGTTCAAGCAGGTCTAATTCCTAACTGTGTGTCTTATGACCCAACTTTCGCTTATGAAGTTGCTGTTGTATTACAAGACGGTTTACGTCGTATGTATGGCGAACAAGAGAACGTTTTCTATTACATCACATTGATGAATGAAAACTATGCTCACCATGCAATGCCTGAAGGTGCTGAAGCTGGCATCCGTAAAGGTATGTATAAGTTAGAAACTTATACTGGCGAAAAAGCAAAAGTACAATTATTAAGTTCAGGTACTATCATGATGCAAGTTCGCGAAGCGGCTCGTATCCTAAGTGAAGACTATGGTATTGGTTCTGACGTATTCTCGGTAACTTCATTCAATGAAATTGCACGTGATGGTCAAGACGTTGAACGTTACAACATGTTACACCCTGAAGCAGAGCAAAAAGTACCGTACATCACTACACTAATGAGTGATGCACCTGCGATTGCCGCGACAGATTATATCAAAAACTATGCTGAACAAGCGCGTGCATACGTGCCGACTTCATACAAAGTACTTGGTACTGACGGTTTTGGTCGTTCAGACAGCCGTGCAAATTTACGTCGTCATTTCGAAGTTAACGCGCAATACGTAGTTGTTGCTGCATTATCTGAATTAGTTAAGAAAGGCGAGCTTGATAATAAAGTTGTTGTTGATGCAATTGCAAAATTCGATATCGACGCTGACAAAATAAACCCTCTATACGCATAA
- the pdhR gene encoding pyruvate dehydrogenase complex transcriptional repressor PdhR, which yields MVYRKIQQPKLSDAIAEQLEQMILEGSLESGQRLSSERDLALQLEVSRPTVRDAILRLESKGLLERRQGRGTWVKKVMDQTLMDPLFQLLTTHPEAQLDLLEFRHALEGISAYYAALRGTETDFQQLRVALDAVTASELAQDPTQQAKAVSAFNIAVTAASHNIVLLHLLRGLNPLLEDNICQNFRLLEKRQGVVEQISQHRGDMLNAILNRQPETAREACHAHLAYIEQALLDIGREDSRINRASRRIKQAK from the coding sequence ATGGTCTATCGAAAAATTCAGCAGCCGAAGTTGTCCGATGCGATTGCAGAGCAACTAGAGCAAATGATTTTGGAAGGTAGTTTAGAATCCGGCCAGCGCTTATCTTCCGAGCGTGATTTAGCCCTACAGCTTGAGGTGTCTCGCCCCACTGTACGCGATGCAATTTTACGTTTGGAAAGCAAAGGTTTATTGGAACGTCGTCAAGGACGTGGTACATGGGTGAAGAAGGTCATGGACCAAACACTGATGGATCCACTGTTTCAGCTATTGACGACACACCCAGAAGCGCAATTAGATTTATTGGAATTTCGTCATGCATTGGAAGGCATTTCAGCTTATTACGCCGCATTGCGTGGTACTGAAACTGACTTTCAGCAATTACGGGTTGCGCTCGATGCTGTCACAGCGTCTGAATTAGCCCAAGATCCAACGCAACAAGCAAAAGCAGTCAGTGCGTTTAATATCGCGGTTACTGCTGCATCACATAATATTGTGTTGTTACATCTTTTACGTGGTTTAAATCCGTTGTTAGAAGATAATATTTGCCAAAATTTTAGGTTGTTGGAAAAGCGTCAAGGTGTGGTTGAACAAATTAGCCAACACCGTGGTGATATGCTTAACGCAATTCTTAACCGACAACCAGAAACAGCCAGAGAAGCATGTCATGCCCATCTGGCTTATATCGAGCAAGCATTGCTCGATATTGGGCGTGAAGATAGCCGCATAAATCGTGCGTCACGCCGTATAAAACAAGCTAAATAG
- the ampE gene encoding regulatory signaling modulator protein AmpE, translating into MALISLLLALLIERVVRLSGKLQLDNVLQRYLYPLLPSFINGGVFGTLMIIALPTALMYSLLTSIAGLYYGVLTVVAWLLLLLMSFGGSDYRRDYRQYLKALSRNDLEAKGIYAECLDVNSERFCATLLTQAVAQQLVWLNYRFYFAVIFYFVVAGPIGLTLYVVARSYHKYVMQHHSQLLNRSGIHRIMRIIDWLPARLTMVGYALVAEEQAALPQSLRSWRDVSTSEFDLLGKVVYLASKANVETDKCYDYTCYLVQLAKRNIIFFVTVISLLTINGTIL; encoded by the coding sequence ATGGCATTAATATCTCTGCTGCTGGCATTGCTGATAGAACGCGTTGTTCGCCTCAGTGGCAAATTACAATTGGATAATGTACTACAACGTTATCTCTATCCCTTGCTACCTTCATTTATTAATGGTGGTGTATTTGGCACCTTGATGATTATCGCGTTACCGACCGCATTAATGTATAGCTTATTAACGTCGATTGCGGGTTTATATTATGGCGTGTTGACGGTTGTGGCTTGGTTGCTGCTGTTACTAATGAGCTTTGGTGGCAGTGACTATCGTCGTGATTATCGTCAATATCTCAAAGCATTAAGTCGTAATGATCTCGAAGCCAAAGGCATCTATGCAGAGTGTTTGGATGTAAACAGTGAACGTTTTTGTGCGACGTTACTGACTCAAGCTGTCGCCCAGCAGTTAGTTTGGCTTAACTACCGTTTTTATTTTGCGGTGATTTTTTATTTTGTGGTTGCAGGGCCTATCGGTTTAACCTTGTATGTGGTGGCGCGTAGTTACCATAAATATGTGATGCAGCATCATAGTCAGCTACTTAATCGCAGTGGTATTCATCGTATCATGCGTATTATTGATTGGTTACCGGCGCGTTTAACGATGGTGGGTTATGCGCTGGTGGCTGAAGAGCAAGCGGCGTTACCCCAAAGTTTACGCAGTTGGCGTGACGTATCGACCTCTGAATTTGATTTATTAGGCAAGGTGGTTTATCTCGCCAGTAAAGCTAACGTGGAAACCGATAAGTGTTATGACTATACCTGCTACTTAGTACAACTCGCCAAACGTAATATTATCTTCTTTGTCACCGTCATTTCCCTTCTTACCATTAACGGTACTATTCTTTAA
- the ampD gene encoding 1,6-anhydro-N-acetylmuramyl-L-alanine amidase AmpD, whose amino-acid sequence MNTVADKQVTSGILVSADFLPSPHFDERPADIDIDLLVIHCISLPPEQYGADYVEDFFLGKLDCSVHPYFQKLISARVSAHLYIRRDGRLIQFVPLAKRAWHAGLSEFAGKSRCNDFSIGIELEGDVNHPYTLAQYQCLTAVTQEIQTRYPLITQARITGHSDIAPVRKDDPGPHFDWTHYFACLDSKDH is encoded by the coding sequence ATGAATACAGTGGCAGATAAGCAAGTAACCTCAGGTATATTGGTAAGTGCAGATTTTTTACCATCACCACATTTTGATGAGCGTCCTGCAGATATTGATATCGACTTATTAGTGATTCATTGTATCAGTTTACCACCTGAGCAATATGGCGCGGACTATGTTGAAGACTTTTTTCTCGGCAAACTCGATTGCAGTGTGCATCCTTATTTTCAGAAGTTAATCTCGGCAAGAGTATCTGCGCATTTATACATTAGGCGTGATGGCCGCTTGATCCAATTTGTGCCTTTGGCTAAGCGCGCTTGGCATGCCGGACTCTCTGAGTTTGCTGGTAAAAGCAGATGTAATGACTTTTCTATTGGTATTGAGCTGGAAGGGGATGTTAACCACCCTTATACTTTGGCACAATATCAATGCCTCACGGCAGTGACGCAAGAAATACAAACCCGCTATCCATTAATAACCCAAGCACGTATTACTGGTCATAGTGATATTGCCCCTGTACGCAAAGATGATCCCGGTCCGCATTTTGACTGGACACATTATTTTGCATGCTTAGATTCGAAGGACCATTAA
- a CDS encoding TIGR02281 family clan AA aspartic protease — protein sequence MDGNQKIAKAMTYIAWISGLIVMTLFFNSYLSNQQNPNSDPESYQQNGNAVVMLQQNRAGHYVTNGYINGYQVKFLLDTGATQVSIPAKVAEQIGLDAGYSQSVNTANGVIEVFSTHLDSLSVGELTLYDLSANINPYMQGDTILLGMNALKQVKLVQQGKTLTLSEY from the coding sequence ATGGATGGAAATCAAAAAATAGCCAAAGCCATGACCTATATCGCCTGGATAAGCGGGTTGATAGTGATGACGCTATTCTTCAATAGTTATTTATCGAACCAACAAAATCCCAATAGTGACCCAGAAAGTTACCAACAAAATGGCAATGCAGTCGTGATGCTGCAACAAAATCGTGCCGGACACTATGTTACTAATGGTTATATAAATGGTTATCAGGTAAAATTTTTACTCGATACGGGCGCCACGCAGGTTTCGATACCAGCAAAGGTTGCCGAACAGATCGGCTTAGATGCTGGTTATAGTCAGTCAGTCAATACCGCTAATGGTGTCATTGAAGTATTCTCAACACATCTAGATAGTTTATCGGTTGGTGAATTAACACTTTACGATCTCAGTGCGAATATTAATCCCTATATGCAAGGTGATACTATTCTGCTCGGTATGAATGCATTGAAACAAGTTAAATTAGTCCAGCAAGGCAAAACCCTCACGTTAAGTGAATATTAG
- the nadC gene encoding carboxylating nicotinate-nucleotide diphosphorylase, whose amino-acid sequence MLQQEIRRAVSTALAEDLGGQGVAEGDITANLIAAETQAKAKVISREQAVFCGKAWVDEVFHQLGDTVTVTWFVADGDLVAADQTLFTLEGPARTLLTGERNALNFVQTLSGVATLTKQYVDELAGTKCQLLDTRKTIPGLRFAQKYAVTCGGGKNHRIGLFDAYLIKENHIMACGGIENAIAKAKELQPGKPVEVETESLAELQQALDAGADIVMIDNFDIPMMRAAVELNQGKAKLEVSGNVTIDTLASFAATGVDFISVGALTKHVQATDLSMRFIK is encoded by the coding sequence ATGTTACAACAAGAAATACGCCGCGCAGTAAGTACTGCATTAGCTGAAGACCTTGGTGGTCAAGGTGTGGCAGAAGGTGATATCACGGCAAACTTAATCGCAGCAGAGACGCAAGCTAAAGCCAAAGTGATCAGTCGTGAACAAGCGGTATTTTGTGGTAAAGCCTGGGTTGATGAAGTATTCCACCAGCTAGGTGATACGGTAACGGTGACTTGGTTTGTTGCAGACGGTGATTTAGTCGCTGCCGATCAAACACTATTCACGTTGGAAGGTCCAGCACGTACGTTATTAACTGGCGAACGTAACGCATTAAACTTTGTACAAACATTATCAGGTGTTGCCACCTTAACGAAACAATATGTTGATGAACTTGCTGGTACAAAATGTCAGTTACTCGATACCCGTAAGACAATCCCAGGCCTACGCTTCGCACAAAAATATGCAGTAACTTGTGGTGGCGGTAAAAACCACCGTATCGGCTTGTTCGATGCTTACCTAATTAAAGAAAACCACATCATGGCTTGTGGCGGCATCGAAAACGCCATCGCTAAAGCCAAAGAGCTACAACCAGGCAAGCCTGTTGAAGTTGAAACGGAAAGCTTAGCAGAGCTGCAACAAGCATTAGATGCTGGCGCCGATATTGTCATGATCGATAACTTTGATATTCCAATGATGCGCGCTGCGGTTGAATTGAACCAAGGTAAAGCAAAATTAGAAGTATCAGGTAACGTGACGATTGATACATTAGCGAGCTTTGCAGCAACTGGTGTTGATTTTATCTCGGTTGGTGCGTTAACAAAACACGTACAAGCAACTGACCTGTCGATGCGCTTTATTAAGTAG
- a CDS encoding prepilin-type N-terminal cleavage/methylation domain-containing protein, with protein MRVQQKAQQQGFTLIELMIVVAIVAILAGVGLPAYQNYTKRAEFSEVIAATGPIKTAVELCAQLEGLNASNGFSIAADDCGEAGKKGIPANSTGTVGKVQSTAWSVVSGATITATDTDSVSYTLTATLDSGGRVTWAQGGTCDTKGFC; from the coding sequence ATGAGAGTACAACAGAAAGCACAACAACAAGGTTTTACGTTAATAGAATTAATGATCGTAGTCGCTATTGTGGCTATTTTGGCGGGTGTGGGTTTACCAGCTTATCAAAATTATACAAAACGAGCTGAGTTCTCAGAGGTAATTGCGGCAACAGGACCAATTAAAACAGCTGTCGAATTATGTGCACAACTTGAAGGGCTGAATGCATCAAATGGTTTTTCTATAGCTGCTGACGATTGTGGTGAAGCTGGTAAAAAAGGTATTCCAGCTAATAGCACCGGAACAGTAGGTAAGGTACAAAGTACAGCATGGTCGGTAGTAAGTGGGGCGACTATCACTGCTACAGATACCGATAGCGTGAGTTATACTTTAACCGCTACACTTGACTCAGGCGGTCGAGTAACTTGGGCTCAAGGCGGTACATGTGATACTAAAGGGTTCTGCTAA